From a single Raphanus sativus cultivar WK10039 chromosome 3, ASM80110v3, whole genome shotgun sequence genomic region:
- the LOC108830419 gene encoding receptor-like protein EIX1: MDLKFRPSFFFSFLIFIFLLSKPDLGSASNPKCTSTERQALFTFKQSLTDPSGRLSSWFGPDCCNWRGVGCDNRTSRVIKIDLRNPNQLVHFDESKRSSLGGKINPSLTSLKFLSYLDLSSNDFNGLEIPEFIGHIVSLTYLNLSFSSFSGEVPAVLGNLSKLESLDLNTGPEPSLYHPWFYLRASNLGWLSGLSSSLTYLDMRHVGMSSETWLQDFSRLSKLKELHLHKCGLGNLPLSLSSPANLKLLEVLDLSENSFSSPIPNWLFDLTSLKKLLLKQCELEGLIPSGFKKLQLLETLDMTHNLLSGELPPVLGDLPRLKYLTLSGNSFQGQIHRFVDALSRYKGNSSLLSLRLYSNRLEGTLPESLGALRNLETLDLSSNKFSGAIPQSLAAISSLHTLNLSYNKLEGSIPKQLKFEDPSIYVGNELLCGKPLPKKCPRKQQTVVVN; encoded by the coding sequence ATGGACCTCAAGTTTAGGCcaagtttcttcttttcctttctgattttcatctttcttctctCAAAACCTGATTTGGGATCAGCATCTAATCCTAAATGCACATCCACCGAGCGCCAAGCTCTTTTCACCTTCAAACAATCACTTACTGATCCTTCTGGTCGACTCTCTTCTTGGTTTGGACCTGACTGCTGCAACTGGCGCGGTGTTGGCTGCGACAACAGAACCAGCCGTGTCATCAAGATTGATCTCAGAAACCCAAACCAACTAGTTCACTTCGATGAGTCTAAAAGGAGTAGCTTGGGGGGCAAGATAAATCCGTCTTTGACCAGTCTCAAGTTCTTGAGCTATCTGGACTTGAGTTCAAATGATTTCAACGGCCTTGAGATCCCCGAGTTCATCGGCCACATCGTTAGTCTAACGTACCTGAATCTTTCATTCTCATCTTTTTCCGGTGAGGTCCCTGCCGTTCTTGGAAATTTGTCGAAGCTCGAGTCTCTTGATCTGAACACTGGACCAGAGCCTTCCTTATATCATCCTTGGTTTTATTTGCGGGCAAGCAACCTCGGGTGGCTTTCGGGTCTGTCTTCTTCACTGACTTACCTCGACATGAGGCATGTGGGTATGAGCAGTGAAACCTGGTTACAGGATTTCAGTAGACTCTCGAAGCTTAAGGAGTTGCATTTGCACAAATGTGGGCTCGGGAACTTACCTCTCTCTTTGTCCTCGCCTGCGAATCTGAAGCTCCTTGAAGTTCTTGATTTGTCTGAAAACTCTTTCAGCTCGCCGATACCAAACTGGCTATTCGATCTCACCAGCCTCAAAAAACTACTCCTCAAACAGTGTGAACTCGAGGGCTTGATTCCTTCCGGATTCAAGAAGCTTCAGCTTCTAGAGACACTAGATATGACTCATAATCTACTCTCAGGAGAACTTCCACCGGTTCTTGGAGACCTTCCTCGGCTTAAGTATCTCACCCTTTCCGGAAACTCTTTCCAAGGTCAAATCCACAGGTTTGTCGACGCCTTGTCCAGATACAAAGGAAACAGCAGCTTGCTCTCTCTCCGTCTTTATTCCAACCGTTTAGAAGGGACATTGCCTGAGTCGCTTGGAGCGTTGAGGAATCTAGAGACGCTTGATCTATCAAGTAACAAGTTTTCTGGTGCCATTCCTCAGAGCTTGGCAGCGATATCTTCTCTGCATACGCTGAATCTTTCGTACAATAAACTGGAGGGAAGCATACCTAAGCAGCTGAAGTTTGAAGATCCGTCCATTTACGTTGGAAATGAGTTACTCTGTGGGAAACCACTTCCTAAGAAGTGTCCAAGGAAGCAGCAGACTGTTGTAGTTAATTGA